The nucleotide window ATTTTTGTGTAATTCCGTTCTGTACAATTTCGTCAATTATGTAGTAAACTTCTTCTATGCTTTTTAGCATTGGCTAGCTCCTTTTTTTTCCAAAAAACGAAGCTAGCCTACTCTATTTTTACTTATTTTTTAATTTCACAATTCGCTCGTCAAATGTAATATCGACGTTTTATCAAAATTCTGTTATAATTCCGAACATATTGACAAACTTCTTTGTAACCAAAAGTAAATTCTGAGTTTGAATATGGGGAAAATTTTACTGTACTATAAATATACAGATATTTCGTGTCCAGGTTCAATTGCAAAGTGGCAACGTCACCTGTGTGAAGAGCTTGGCCTAAAAGGTCGTATCATTATTGCTAAAGAAGGCATTAATGGCACTGTAGGTGGTGTACAAGACGCAACTGAAAAATATAAAAAGGCCATGGAAGACCATGAGCTTTTTAGTGGCATTGATTTTAAAGAAAGTGACGGTGGTGCTGATTGTTTTCCTCGCATGCGAGTCATATTACGAGATGAAATTGTTAACCTTGGCATAGATCCAGAAAAAATTACTCCTAAACAGGGTGGTACATATCTAACTCCACAACAAACTCACGAATTACTAACCAACAAACCTAATGATTTAATTATTATTGACTGTCGTAATAAATGCGAATCTGATGTTGGTACTTTTATTGGTTCTATAAAGCCAAACACCAAACATTTTCGTGAATTTCCTAAGTATGTCGACGAGCATGCTCAAGAACTTAAAGATAAACAAATTTTAATGTTTTGCACCGGTGGTGTACGATGCGAACGCGCATCTGGTTATGTAAAAGAAAAAACTCAAGCAAAAGAAGTTTTTCAAATTAAGGGCGGTATACATCGTTATGTTGAACAATTTCCCAATGGTTTTTTTCGCGGCAAAAATTATGTATTTGACAGTCGTATTACAATAAAAATTAATGACGACATTTTGGGTAGTTGCTCTTTATGTAGTAAGCCTAATGATAATTACATTAATTGCGCTAATGCACTATGCAATAAGCATGTTATTTGCTGTACCAACTGCATTGAAAAATATAAAAACACGTGTGGAGCAACATGTCAGCAACTGTTGGTAGAAAAAAAAGTTGAAACTCGTCCGTTGCAACTTCGAGTCTCTTACGAAAGCAGCTTCGAGGAACAAGATCCTACGAAAAGTAAAAATTACGAATCATGAAAATGATTCAACAACGTGTTCCTCTCAAAAATAAAAATTGGTTTGCAACTGGCGGACCGGCGCATTTTTTTACCGAG belongs to Candidatus Dependentiae bacterium and includes:
- a CDS encoding rhodanese-related sulfurtransferase, giving the protein MGKILLYYKYTDISCPGSIAKWQRHLCEELGLKGRIIIAKEGINGTVGGVQDATEKYKKAMEDHELFSGIDFKESDGGADCFPRMRVILRDEIVNLGIDPEKITPKQGGTYLTPQQTHELLTNKPNDLIIIDCRNKCESDVGTFIGSIKPNTKHFREFPKYVDEHAQELKDKQILMFCTGGVRCERASGYVKEKTQAKEVFQIKGGIHRYVEQFPNGFFRGKNYVFDSRITIKINDDILGSCSLCSKPNDNYINCANALCNKHVICCTNCIEKYKNTCGATCQQLLVEKKVETRPLQLRVSYESSFEEQDPTKSKNYES